The following are from one region of the Pseudodesulfovibrio piezophilus C1TLV30 genome:
- the lysA gene encoding diaminopimelate decarboxylase has translation MHHFEYRNGKLFAEEVNVSELAKQYGTPAYIYSAATFRRHFQAFDSAFSDLDHLTCFSVKANSNLSVLKMLAEQGAGMDVVSGGELFRALKAGVAADKIVYSGVGKRAAEIKQALEAGILMFNVESIAELHKINDVAEEMGKIAKISIRINPDVDPQTHPYISTGMKKNKFGLDIEHSLEAYKLAAKLSHIEPIGMDCHIGSQLTSISPFLEALEKLLKFYERLKEINISIQYLDLGGGLGISYEEEEPPHPSEFGKALAEKLAGVPLKVILEPGRVIAGNAGIMVTEVIYTKSNPTKNFLIVDAGMNDLIRPSLYGSYHRIGEVEKNERETKEYDIVGPICESGDFLARERDLPEVHDGELLAVFSAGAYGFTMASNYNSRPRACELIVDGETILVARKRESYEDLVANEL, from the coding sequence ATGCATCATTTTGAATATCGCAATGGGAAACTATTTGCTGAGGAAGTCAATGTTTCAGAACTGGCCAAACAGTATGGCACACCTGCTTATATTTACTCAGCAGCCACTTTCAGGCGTCATTTTCAGGCGTTTGATTCAGCCTTTTCCGACTTGGACCATTTAACCTGCTTTTCAGTCAAAGCGAACTCCAACCTCTCGGTTCTCAAGATGCTTGCAGAACAGGGAGCCGGCATGGATGTGGTCTCAGGTGGTGAGTTATTCCGTGCACTCAAAGCCGGAGTAGCTGCAGACAAAATCGTCTACTCTGGAGTTGGCAAGCGAGCTGCCGAAATCAAACAGGCTCTCGAAGCTGGAATCTTAATGTTCAACGTCGAATCTATCGCTGAATTGCACAAGATCAATGATGTTGCCGAGGAAATGGGGAAAATAGCCAAAATCAGCATCCGTATTAACCCTGATGTTGATCCGCAAACCCACCCATACATTTCCACCGGAATGAAGAAGAACAAATTCGGTCTTGATATTGAGCATTCCCTCGAAGCATACAAACTGGCCGCAAAACTGAGCCACATTGAACCAATCGGTATGGATTGTCACATTGGCTCACAGTTGACCAGTATCTCCCCCTTCCTTGAAGCCCTTGAAAAACTCTTGAAGTTTTACGAAAGACTGAAAGAAATTAATATAAGCATTCAGTATTTGGATCTTGGTGGAGGGCTGGGTATTTCCTATGAAGAAGAAGAACCGCCTCACCCCTCTGAATTCGGCAAAGCCTTGGCGGAAAAACTGGCTGGTGTCCCCCTCAAGGTCATTCTGGAACCAGGCCGTGTCATAGCAGGCAATGCCGGAATCATGGTGACAGAGGTCATTTATACCAAATCAAACCCGACAAAAAACTTCCTCATTGTTGATGCTGGAATGAATGATCTGATTCGCCCCAGTCTCTATGGTTCATATCACCGCATCGGTGAAGTGGAAAAGAACGAACGAGAGACTAAGGAATATGATATTGTCGGTCCCATATGTGAATCTGGAGATTTTCTCGCACGAGAAAGAGATTTGCCCGAAGTGCATGATGGAGAACTTCTGGCTGTTTTTTCTGCAGGCGCATATGGATTCACAATGGCATCCAATTACAATAGCAGGCCGAGAGCATGTGAGTTGATTGTTGATGGGGAGACCATTCTCGTTGCCAGAAAACGTGAATCATACGAAGATTTAGTAGCAAACGAACTCTAG
- a CDS encoding RsmE family RNA methyltransferase yields MLVGNEARHMITVLRTETEQIVRLFDGNGQDGLFRVIQIAPKQVILEALELSHHQTSDLHVTLAIGWGKSKRRNYLFEKTVELRGNGIAFWDARRSQGHPPKKTKDAWREKCLQAAKQCGSPFVPTLSTLQNGIKGLIAYAADFDQCYLAWEATEVNESLKPSSFIRGKNLIVIGPEGGLEDEEAQKLIESDFKTVTLGDSILRWETAALYCLSIASLARQDSK; encoded by the coding sequence ATGCTTGTCGGCAATGAAGCTCGACACATGATTACTGTCCTTCGGACCGAAACTGAACAGATCGTGCGTCTTTTTGATGGCAATGGTCAGGACGGATTATTTCGTGTTATCCAAATTGCACCAAAACAGGTTATTCTGGAAGCCCTTGAATTGTCACATCATCAGACAAGTGATCTGCATGTCACTCTTGCCATCGGATGGGGAAAATCCAAACGACGAAATTATCTCTTCGAAAAGACTGTCGAACTCAGAGGGAACGGGATCGCCTTTTGGGACGCTCGTCGCAGCCAGGGGCATCCCCCAAAAAAAACGAAAGACGCATGGCGGGAGAAGTGCCTCCAAGCAGCCAAACAGTGCGGTTCCCCATTTGTTCCGACTCTTTCTACACTCCAAAATGGAATCAAAGGCCTTATTGCATATGCTGCAGACTTTGATCAATGCTATCTGGCATGGGAAGCGACCGAAGTGAACGAAAGCTTGAAACCGTCTAGCTTTATACGAGGCAAAAACCTTATCGTCATCGGTCCTGAAGGGGGCCTGGAAGACGAAGAAGCACAGAAACTCATAGAGTCTGACTTTAAGACAGTGACCTTGGGAGACTCTATTCTACGGTGGGAAACAGCGGCTCTTTATTGCTTGAGCATAGCCTCCTTGGCGAGACAGGATTCGAAATGA
- a CDS encoding LapA family protein produces MRFLKVFFLLALFVFSILFFSQNNDILLQALVLKLEIPYAMTLHSIPLPFGVLILAAFVAGSLLTMIYFAVDKIRSSAKFKECKTRMASLEQELNSLRTMPITDDQPYGTPDDSGEKKEI; encoded by the coding sequence ATGCGTTTTCTCAAAGTTTTCTTCCTGCTGGCACTGTTTGTGTTTTCCATTCTTTTCTTTTCACAAAACAATGACATCCTGCTTCAGGCGTTAGTCCTGAAACTTGAAATCCCTTATGCAATGACTCTGCACTCCATCCCCCTTCCATTTGGAGTATTGATTCTTGCTGCATTTGTTGCAGGTTCTCTGTTAACGATGATTTATTTTGCAGTAGACAAAATTCGTTCCAGTGCAAAATTCAAAGAATGCAAAACTCGAATGGCCAGCCTTGAGCAGGAATTGAATTCCCTGCGGACCATGCCTATCACAGACGACCAACCGTATGGCACTCCCGACGATTCTGGGGAGAAAAAAGAGATATAG
- a CDS encoding HIT family protein — protein sequence MEVLWAPWRLNYILGPKPEECVFCIPRETDEDEERYILARGEHCFVIMNKFPYNNGHLMVTPYRHTSTLTELTLEESNDCMLWIRHATSILEKAFHPQGVNMGLNLGEAAGAGIAQHLHFQIVPRWNGDASFMAVFGETTVIPEHLSSTYSRLKPLFDEITF from the coding sequence ATGGAAGTGTTGTGGGCACCATGGCGCCTCAATTATATACTTGGACCAAAACCTGAAGAGTGCGTATTCTGTATTCCTCGGGAGACTGACGAAGATGAAGAGAGATACATTCTCGCTCGAGGTGAACACTGCTTTGTCATTATGAACAAGTTCCCTTATAATAATGGTCATCTGATGGTCACGCCTTATCGTCATACGAGCACACTCACTGAGTTGACTCTGGAAGAATCCAACGACTGCATGCTCTGGATTCGACACGCTACATCTATTTTGGAAAAGGCCTTTCATCCTCAAGGGGTAAACATGGGGTTAAACCTTGGAGAGGCCGCAGGGGCCGGCATTGCTCAACATCTGCATTTTCAGATTGTTCCTCGCTGGAATGGTGATGCCTCTTTTATGGCGGTTTTTGGAGAGACAACCGTCATACCCGAACATTTGTCTTCAACTTACAGCAGGCTCAAACCGCTGTTTGATGAAATCACATTTTAA
- a CDS encoding tetratricopeptide repeat protein — protein MIWKFFSRNKSTGTDVNSKIAQSIGGGETLPVQDTRAAIEELSQVVKNDPEAVEIYLALGSLYRSQGEIERAIQIRNSLILRPGLDRQFKARALFELGRDFRRGGFLDRAEKAFEESRSCGQDQTAIQVEMARLAIERGDFAKAAEFYGQLGEPLAQANSLVRLAMDSFGEGKDSQAHRSLRHAIRAYPGAVEAWLEQITHAYKNGNSRRMADILREALEKVAPELRFVLLEGLLQVMIRAEREVAKSSQEESQWLKTCSDKEVCDVVIPVLEHQEPDVLLLYYGAAFMLRIKQYEDAKNWLEKALVLQSDFWVARLELFELSKNDQTLTPFFKDQLAYFMGHARNVRRFYCRQCGLKRDQIFFNCPRCRSWHSIAFRTDFSQ, from the coding sequence ATGATCTGGAAGTTTTTCAGTAGGAATAAATCAACTGGCACAGATGTGAACTCAAAAATTGCCCAAAGTATTGGCGGAGGTGAAACCCTCCCTGTCCAAGATACACGGGCAGCCATTGAAGAACTCAGTCAGGTCGTGAAAAACGACCCTGAAGCTGTGGAGATTTACCTCGCTCTCGGGAGCCTCTATCGCTCCCAGGGAGAGATTGAACGCGCCATCCAGATCAGAAATAGTCTCATCCTCAGGCCGGGCCTTGATCGCCAATTCAAGGCCCGCGCCCTCTTTGAGCTTGGCCGGGATTTCAGGAGAGGGGGATTTCTTGATAGAGCCGAAAAGGCTTTTGAAGAGTCGCGGAGTTGTGGTCAGGATCAAACCGCAATTCAAGTCGAGATGGCCCGTTTGGCAATAGAACGCGGAGACTTTGCGAAAGCTGCTGAATTTTATGGACAATTAGGCGAACCATTGGCACAAGCCAACAGTCTTGTGCGCCTCGCCATGGACTCTTTTGGCGAAGGAAAGGATTCGCAGGCACATCGTTCGCTACGCCATGCTATTCGGGCGTATCCTGGAGCTGTAGAAGCATGGCTTGAACAAATTACTCATGCTTATAAAAACGGGAACTCGCGGAGAATGGCCGATATCCTCCGAGAAGCGCTAGAGAAGGTCGCCCCCGAACTGCGGTTTGTCCTTTTGGAGGGGCTTCTTCAAGTCATGATTCGAGCGGAACGAGAAGTGGCAAAGTCCTCGCAAGAAGAATCTCAATGGCTGAAGACATGTTCTGACAAAGAGGTCTGTGACGTCGTTATTCCCGTTCTTGAACACCAGGAACCTGATGTCCTACTCCTTTATTATGGTGCCGCTTTCATGCTTCGAATCAAGCAATATGAAGATGCCAAGAATTGGCTGGAAAAAGCACTTGTCCTTCAATCCGATTTCTGGGTTGCCCGTTTGGAACTTTTTGAACTTTCAAAAAATGATCAGACTTTGACGCCATTCTTCAAAGACCAACTTGCCTACTTCATGGGCCACGCCCGAAATGTACGGCGTTTTTATTGTCGCCAATGCGGCTTGAAACGAGACCAGATATTTTTTAATTGCCCGCGATGCCGCAGTTGGCATTCCATCGCTTTCAGAACTGACTTCTCCCAATAA
- the xerD gene encoding site-specific tyrosine recombinase XerD: MTKGTDVLESPSVSRSHPWIDAYLEYTLIEKGLSENSLSSYAQDLASLLTFLEEKSFRLEDLSDNALFLYLTYLRSKGLKSRSLARHLSTLRGFFSFAMQENWYKDDPAHLLSNPKLPKRLPEFLTREEISRMLAQPDTKTKLGMRDKAMLELLYAAGLRVSELIQIKALDYDPQVGILRIFGKGAKERLVPIHFMAQEVLSCYMEVTRPLFKPTADFIFLNRSGKGLTRQGVWKLIKRYAAQASIKRSISPHTFRHSFATHLLDGGADLRTVQLLLGHADIAATEIYTHILAGKLKSIHQKFHPRSDL; this comes from the coding sequence ATGACTAAGGGCACCGATGTTCTCGAATCCCCCTCAGTTTCCCGCTCGCATCCATGGATAGATGCCTATCTGGAATATACACTCATTGAAAAAGGCCTCTCGGAAAACAGCCTGAGCAGTTATGCACAGGATCTGGCCTCACTTCTGACTTTCTTAGAAGAAAAATCATTTCGATTGGAAGATTTGTCGGACAACGCGCTCTTCCTCTACCTTACCTATCTTCGTTCAAAAGGTTTAAAAAGCAGGTCACTGGCACGCCACCTCTCAACTCTTCGCGGTTTTTTCAGCTTTGCCATGCAGGAAAACTGGTACAAGGATGATCCTGCTCATCTGTTGTCAAATCCAAAACTCCCAAAACGGTTGCCTGAATTCCTTACTCGTGAAGAAATATCACGTATGCTTGCTCAACCTGATACCAAAACAAAACTTGGTATGCGCGACAAAGCCATGTTGGAACTACTCTACGCGGCCGGGCTCAGAGTTTCAGAGCTGATTCAAATAAAGGCACTTGATTATGACCCACAAGTAGGCATACTGCGAATCTTTGGCAAAGGGGCCAAGGAACGGCTGGTCCCTATCCATTTTATGGCTCAGGAAGTCCTTTCCTGCTATATGGAAGTGACTCGGCCCCTTTTCAAACCAACAGCCGATTTCATATTTCTCAACAGATCCGGCAAGGGACTCACACGGCAAGGAGTGTGGAAATTGATAAAAAGATATGCGGCTCAAGCGAGCATAAAAAGAAGTATATCACCGCACACCTTCCGTCACTCTTTCGCCACGCACCTACTTGACGGAGGAGCCGATCTGAGAACTGTACAACTTCTTCTCGGTCATGCGGATATTGCCGCAACAGAAATATACACTCACATTCTTGCTGGAAAGCTCAAATCAATTCATCAAAAATTTCACCCGAGATCTGATCTATAA
- a CDS encoding CBS domain-containing protein — MNKEQKASKIRTKTVITSHANADFDALASMVAASKIYPDSTLIFPGSQEKNLRNFFIQSTTYLFNFKAFKDIDPSSVELLVVCDTRQKARIPHVRPLLDNPNLRVHLYDHHPDTDDDLVAEKSIVREWGSTTTIITSLIMEQHGTLTSEEATLLGLGIYEDTGSFGFNTTTPHDFNAAGWLKSQGMDIEVIKDLLSHELSAQQITNLGELLQNANNYDIHGIEILITEISTDKFVPDFALLVHKLMDMEDIKVVFALGRMGDRIHVIARSKNPDVNVGKICSTMGGGGHEVAASATVKDKTLAEVRDDLFALLYSQINPQIIVKGLMSGPPVTIEGNKTVDDSVELMTRYGLKDLPVVEKETMHCIGIMGHAIADKAASHGLGGMPLSEYMSQKFDTVTAGTDLYTVMEIILGNRQRMLPVLEDNNIIGVITRTDLMNMLIEEPARIPDSLMPDRRREKNIASTVTNRLPQKMLDLLNVAGELGNKLGWEIYAVGGFVRDILLGRPNLDLDLVVEGDGIFFAKELVKKLGGRVKAHNKFKTAVVILENGQRVDVATARLEYYEYPAALPTVELSSIKMDLYRRDFTVNALALRLNPDRFGQLVDFFGAERDIRNKTIRVLHSLSFVEDPTRILRAIRFERRFDFQIGGQTMRLVKNALNLKLFSKLSGTRVMHELQLIVSEEDPLACLNRMQELGIMEAIHPLLKLHKERIQVLIELAKVHNWYKLLYLEQSVEPWKLYFLGMTMGIKNTQIKQVTDRFHFTQREEREFLQLREMIHEALIQLMSWREGKSKLSRLYSILHPLPVEGVLFLMGKSRKEHIRRNISQYLARLRDMEIEITGNDLHELGIEPGPIYSTILEKIMAAKIDGQVETKKDELDMAQECYARESAKEDKADES; from the coding sequence ATGAACAAAGAACAAAAAGCATCTAAAATTCGAACAAAGACAGTTATTACATCACACGCCAATGCAGATTTTGATGCTTTGGCCAGTATGGTTGCCGCCAGTAAAATTTATCCTGATTCCACATTAATATTCCCTGGTAGCCAGGAAAAAAATCTTCGCAACTTCTTCATACAATCCACGACATACCTCTTCAATTTCAAGGCGTTCAAAGATATTGATCCGAGCTCTGTTGAACTCCTGGTCGTCTGTGACACAAGGCAAAAAGCCCGTATTCCTCATGTTCGCCCTCTTTTGGATAATCCAAATCTCAGAGTCCACCTCTACGATCATCATCCTGATACAGACGATGACCTTGTTGCTGAGAAAAGTATTGTCAGGGAATGGGGGTCCACAACGACAATCATAACCTCTCTGATAATGGAACAACACGGGACACTGACCAGTGAAGAAGCCACGTTGCTTGGGCTTGGTATATACGAAGACACGGGATCATTTGGCTTTAACACCACAACGCCCCATGACTTCAATGCTGCCGGGTGGTTAAAAAGCCAGGGAATGGATATTGAAGTCATCAAAGACCTCCTTTCGCACGAACTCTCTGCCCAACAAATTACGAACTTGGGAGAACTGCTCCAAAATGCAAACAATTATGACATCCATGGAATAGAGATACTCATTACGGAGATTTCAACAGACAAGTTCGTCCCGGACTTCGCGCTTCTGGTACACAAACTTATGGATATGGAAGATATCAAAGTGGTCTTTGCCCTTGGCAGGATGGGCGACCGTATTCATGTTATTGCACGATCTAAAAACCCGGATGTCAATGTCGGAAAGATTTGTTCGACAATGGGTGGCGGAGGTCACGAAGTCGCGGCTTCAGCCACGGTCAAAGACAAGACACTGGCGGAAGTGCGCGATGACCTCTTCGCTCTCCTCTATTCGCAAATTAATCCGCAAATCATCGTAAAAGGACTCATGTCCGGCCCTCCTGTGACCATTGAAGGCAACAAGACTGTCGATGATTCTGTCGAACTTATGACCCGCTATGGCCTCAAAGACCTCCCCGTCGTCGAAAAGGAGACCATGCATTGCATCGGAATTATGGGACATGCCATTGCTGACAAGGCTGCTTCACACGGCTTGGGCGGAATGCCTTTAAGCGAATATATGAGCCAAAAATTCGATACAGTGACGGCAGGAACAGACCTCTATACAGTCATGGAAATAATTCTTGGCAACCGTCAGCGAATGCTCCCGGTTTTAGAAGATAACAATATCATCGGTGTCATTACCAGAACCGACCTCATGAACATGCTTATAGAGGAACCGGCGCGCATCCCTGACTCGCTCATGCCCGACCGCCGCCGAGAGAAAAACATAGCATCAACTGTCACTAATCGACTTCCGCAAAAAATGCTCGATTTATTGAATGTCGCGGGAGAACTCGGCAATAAACTCGGGTGGGAAATTTATGCAGTGGGTGGATTTGTAAGAGATATCCTGCTCGGTCGTCCCAACCTCGACCTTGATCTGGTGGTGGAAGGAGATGGAATTTTCTTTGCAAAGGAATTGGTTAAAAAACTTGGTGGACGAGTCAAGGCGCACAACAAGTTCAAAACCGCCGTTGTCATCCTGGAAAACGGTCAGCGAGTTGATGTGGCTACGGCAAGACTGGAGTACTATGAGTATCCAGCTGCACTGCCTACAGTTGAGTTATCATCAATCAAAATGGACTTGTACCGACGTGATTTTACCGTCAATGCCCTCGCTCTCAGACTCAATCCCGATCGTTTTGGACAACTGGTCGATTTTTTTGGTGCAGAGCGCGATATTCGAAATAAAACGATACGGGTCCTCCACTCACTAAGCTTTGTTGAAGATCCGACCCGCATCCTCAGAGCGATCCGCTTCGAACGTCGATTTGACTTCCAGATTGGCGGCCAGACAATGCGACTTGTAAAGAATGCGCTCAACCTCAAACTTTTCAGCAAGCTTTCCGGCACACGCGTCATGCATGAATTACAATTGATTGTCAGTGAAGAAGACCCGCTGGCTTGCCTCAACCGGATGCAAGAACTCGGAATCATGGAGGCTATTCACCCTCTTCTCAAACTCCACAAAGAAAGAATCCAAGTCCTGATTGAGCTAGCCAAAGTGCATAACTGGTACAAACTTCTTTACCTTGAACAGTCGGTCGAGCCATGGAAACTCTACTTCCTTGGTATGACCATGGGTATAAAAAACACCCAAATCAAACAGGTTACTGACCGATTTCATTTTACCCAACGCGAAGAACGTGAATTCCTGCAACTCAGAGAAATGATCCATGAAGCCTTGATACAGCTTATGAGTTGGCGTGAAGGAAAATCCAAGCTCAGCCGTCTCTACTCAATTCTGCATCCCTTGCCTGTAGAGGGCGTCCTTTTCCTTATGGGAAAGAGCCGCAAGGAACATATACGCCGGAACATATCTCAATATCTTGCAAGACTCAGAGATATGGAAATAGAAATTACCGGCAATGATCTGCATGAATTGGGAATTGAACCGGGACCAATTTACTCGACGATACTGGAGAAAATCATGGCCGCAAAGATAGATGGCCAGGTTGAAACAAAAAAGGATGAACTTGATATGGCACAAGAATGCTATGCGCGAGAATCAGCCAAAGAAGATAAAGCCGATGAGAGTTGA
- the mutS gene encoding DNA mismatch repair protein MutS — protein sequence MLEQYLHFKEENPGCLLFFRMGDFYELFFEDAETVAKAVQIALTSRNPNDENPIPMCGMPHHSVEPYLSQLLEKGYKIAICDQIEDPREAKGLVKRDVTRVLTPGTVVEDSNLKSKENNYLGSLYWDASTNTGGIAWLDFSTGQWSGLLSRKEPELWQWLVKINPSELLLPQGFKIPPQFTELSSQVTSVPLGAYFDISSAVTKIQELQGTVNMKALDLDDKPELVRACGALLTYLEHTQKSKLGHLGEFKPLNLGKHLLLDEITERNLEIFRRLDGKTGKGTLWKVLDKTKTSMGGRLLESRLRQPWRDRAPIEKSLECVTFLFERDHLRADLRNALDSVYDLERLSTRVFLGRATPKDFIALRQSLHMLPKLRDFLSTALQEDTGELTKILKKWDNMEDIASILDVSLVDSPPPNITDGGLFKKGFDAKLDELIELTEHGEDRLKRLHEKELNQNDIPKLKLGFNKIFGYYFEVSKAFKGQVPEHFIRRQTLVNSERYITPELKEMEDRIISASDDRKSLEYKLFIQLREQLSAARSRFLFMADVIASIDFWQGLAETARVNEWCRPSLHEGMEIEIEAGRHPVVEDAMGASNYIPGDLRIDHSRRILLITGPNMAGKSTVLRQVAILTIMAQIGSFVPAKKAQIGLADRVFSRVGASDNLAQGHSTFMVEMTETARILRQATKRSLVILDEIGRGTSTYDGLSLAWAVVEELSTRARGGIRTLFATHYHELTALEGKIDGLRNLNIAVKEWKGDIVFLRRLVPGPADRSYGIEVAKLAGVPKGVVDRAREILAELEEKSHDSRAKGAVERASQTLLPGFGAPPIEISEELTEHPIVTQLTDLDVDGMTPIQALMLLNQWKDMIKG from the coding sequence ATGCTCGAGCAGTACCTCCATTTCAAGGAGGAAAATCCCGGTTGCCTTCTATTTTTCCGCATGGGCGATTTTTACGAATTATTTTTTGAGGACGCGGAAACAGTTGCCAAGGCTGTCCAAATAGCTTTGACAAGTCGAAATCCCAATGATGAAAATCCCATTCCTATGTGTGGCATGCCACACCACTCTGTTGAGCCTTACCTAAGCCAACTTCTGGAGAAGGGGTATAAAATTGCAATATGCGATCAAATAGAAGACCCCAGAGAAGCCAAAGGGCTTGTCAAACGAGACGTGACCCGTGTTTTGACCCCAGGAACCGTGGTTGAGGATTCAAATCTTAAATCCAAAGAAAATAACTACCTCGGATCATTGTATTGGGATGCGTCAACGAATACCGGAGGAATTGCCTGGTTGGATTTTTCAACAGGCCAATGGTCCGGTCTTTTGAGCCGCAAAGAACCGGAACTCTGGCAATGGCTCGTCAAAATCAACCCCAGTGAGCTCCTCCTTCCTCAAGGATTCAAAATACCTCCTCAATTCACCGAATTGAGCAGTCAGGTGACTTCCGTCCCTCTCGGTGCCTATTTCGATATCTCTTCTGCGGTGACCAAGATTCAGGAGCTGCAGGGAACCGTCAACATGAAGGCACTTGATCTGGACGATAAACCGGAACTCGTCCGCGCCTGCGGTGCTTTGCTGACCTACTTGGAGCATACTCAAAAAAGCAAACTGGGACATTTGGGTGAATTTAAACCGCTCAATCTTGGTAAGCATCTCCTGTTGGATGAAATAACAGAACGAAATCTGGAAATATTTCGAAGACTGGATGGGAAAACTGGCAAAGGAACTCTTTGGAAGGTCTTGGATAAAACAAAGACCTCCATGGGTGGACGTTTGCTTGAATCCCGTCTTCGGCAGCCATGGAGAGACCGCGCTCCTATCGAAAAATCTCTCGAATGCGTGACATTTCTTTTTGAAAGAGATCACCTTCGAGCAGACCTGAGGAACGCACTTGATTCCGTCTATGACCTTGAGAGACTCTCCACTCGGGTATTTCTGGGAAGAGCAACCCCGAAAGACTTCATAGCACTGAGACAGAGCCTCCATATGCTTCCCAAGCTCCGGGATTTTCTCAGTACGGCTCTTCAAGAAGATACCGGAGAGCTTACAAAGATTCTCAAGAAATGGGACAATATGGAAGATATCGCTTCCATACTTGATGTTTCATTGGTGGATTCACCTCCTCCTAATATCACTGATGGAGGTCTCTTCAAGAAAGGGTTTGATGCCAAACTTGATGAATTGATTGAATTGACAGAACATGGGGAAGATCGTCTGAAGCGACTTCACGAGAAGGAATTAAACCAAAATGATATTCCTAAACTCAAGCTTGGATTCAATAAAATTTTTGGCTATTATTTTGAAGTTTCCAAGGCGTTCAAAGGACAAGTTCCTGAACACTTCATACGCCGTCAAACTCTGGTCAACAGCGAACGGTATATTACTCCAGAACTCAAAGAGATGGAGGACCGAATCATCTCTGCCTCGGATGACCGCAAGAGTCTGGAGTACAAGCTTTTCATTCAATTACGTGAACAACTTTCTGCTGCCCGCAGCAGATTTCTGTTTATGGCCGATGTCATTGCTTCCATTGATTTCTGGCAAGGGCTGGCTGAAACAGCCCGCGTCAATGAATGGTGCCGACCATCCCTGCATGAAGGAATGGAGATAGAAATAGAAGCTGGCCGTCACCCTGTTGTGGAAGATGCTATGGGAGCATCGAACTATATTCCAGGAGACCTCAGGATTGACCACAGTCGTCGTATCCTTTTGATTACCGGACCTAACATGGCCGGTAAATCGACAGTCCTCAGACAAGTCGCCATTCTGACTATCATGGCCCAGATTGGATCATTTGTTCCTGCAAAAAAGGCACAAATAGGTCTTGCAGATCGGGTTTTCTCCCGTGTCGGAGCGTCTGACAATCTTGCCCAAGGGCATTCCACATTCATGGTTGAAATGACGGAAACGGCACGAATACTGCGTCAGGCAACAAAACGCAGTCTGGTTATTCTCGATGAGATTGGCCGTGGGACAAGTACTTATGACGGCTTATCCTTGGCGTGGGCTGTCGTGGAAGAACTTTCGACACGGGCACGAGGTGGAATTAGAACACTTTTTGCCACTCATTACCATGAATTGACTGCACTTGAAGGCAAAATTGATGGCCTGAGAAACCTTAATATCGCTGTCAAAGAATGGAAAGGTGATATCGTCTTCCTGAGAAGGCTTGTTCCTGGCCCAGCTGACCGCAGTTACGGTATTGAAGTCGCAAAACTCGCTGGGGTTCCCAAGGGTGTCGTGGACCGTGCCCGAGAAATTCTTGCCGAATTGGAAGAAAAGTCGCATGATAGCAGAGCAAAAGGGGCTGTTGAACGCGCTTCACAAACGTTGTTACCCGGTTTTGGAGCACCCCCGATCGAAATCAGTGAAGAACTGACTGAACACCCGATAGTCACGCAGTTGACTGATCTTGATGTGGATGGGATGACACCTATTCAGGCCCTCATGCTCCTCAACCAATGGAAAGACATGATCAAGGGGTAG